The genomic stretch ttcctgctccgtatgaaacaaacccgtccatcactgagacaaacagactccatgtttctactcaaagacagaaagaagttcatgtagaacatctgctgaattaacaagaaggtccaaataatgcagaatgagtcagagacagagtttcacagagtttataaagtttgttttaactcaacagctcttaaaatcaccacatttctTAATgaagtctggtgatgttgttcGTATGAGGGGAACTTCTACAGAGGACTGAATCAGTTTTGTCAACAGCTGTTTGGCATCTTGAATAATTACACTGAAGACATGTTCGATGTAGTGCACAGTAGCTAGgcctagcattagcattagcatagcATCAGAGCTCACCAGGAAACATGAAGTGACTGTTAATCAGCTGCTTGTTCACTCATTAACGTCTCTCCTGGGCGATGGTCTGGCTGGCTCGATCTGTCTGATCACAGGTGAGAGACCTCAGGTGTTGCTCTGAGTCGTCCTGCCTGGTTCCGGTCCATATGACTGCTCTGCCCTAGCTGATGCACTGCAGTGTCTCACAGCGTTTCTGTCTCGTTCTTCAGGTGCAGAACGCCAAACAGATGAACAGCGGACTGAAACACATGTTAGAGTCCGGGATTGAAGAGTTCAGGCTGCCCGAGGTACCAACACACTCCACATGTCAACATCTCAACGGGTCGAACATCATTTTATCTGGTTCTGCAGCTCAGAACCGTGTTTTTAAGCTAACTCAGACGAGCTAACAGATTGTATGAATCACTACTAGAGGGTGACATGGACCTCATGTCTACTTCCTGTCACTGTTCCTGCAGTGTAACCAGAAGGTGAACGCCCGCTGGACCACAGACGAGCAGCTGCTGGCGGTTCAAGGTGAGCTGCATCAGTGTTTGTGGAGCCGGCAGGTGACAGGTGACAGGTGACAGGTGTAGAAGGAGCTCCAACAGTGTCAGCTGGGTTTGTGgtacattaaaggaacagttcaaccaaACAGTAGATTCATCATCTCATCTCAGCCTAATAAAGGGAGTAAGTTTGTTCAGATCAGTTTGGTATCTCGGGGCTTCTGGATCAGAGCCACATACAGATGTCCACTTGTCCACTTGTAGCACTTGTTTGCAAAAGAGACAGATAGTACAGAGAACACTGAGACTTCCCACAGTCCTTAAACTCCTCTCCATCATCACATcaccacagcagcttcactccatcTGTCTCGGTTGTAGTTTGAGACTCGACTGATGCACCCTCTGCGATGTTTCTTCAGGTGTCAGGAAATACGGGAAAGACTTCCAGGCCATCGCCGACGTCATCGGCAACAAGACGGTGGGCCAGGTGAAGAACTTCTTTGTGAACTACCGGCGGCGGTTCAACCTGGACGAGGTGCTGCAGGAGTGGGAGGCCGAACAGGGAACACGAGCTCCCAACGGGGACAGCACCACTTCTGGAGAGGAGGGCAAGAACAGCTCCACCACTCCGTCAGGGAAGAGCACGGACGAAGAGGACGAAGAGGTGAGACGGAGGACTGATGTCCTTCCTTCCACACAGATGCTGAACCGCTACCTGCATgcctaactgagctaactagctatgtGTAcagttagcatcagttagcgGTTACACTGGTGATACACTCCCCCTGTTCTTACATGCTACATATTCAAGTGACAGAAAGTTTATAtctttattataaatatttaatatcaTGAGACTGTTTAAGTGTGACTTGTAATTGTGGCTCcgccccctctcctctctgcagggTCAGGTGACCTCCTCAGGTGCGTCTCCTGccgcctcctcttcttcttcagcacAGATCCCGGTGACGTCCAgcgctgcctcctcctcctcctccctccaccagccCCCGCCCCTCCTGCGACCCTCCCTCCCGGCCACGCCCTCTCTGCACCGTCAGCCGCCGCCCCTCCAACAACAGGCTCGCTTCCTGCAGCCCCGCCCCACCCTGCAGCAGCCTCCGCCTCTTATTCGCCCCTCCAACCCCCTGCCCCCCCGCCTCAACCCCCGCCCTCCAGCTCCCATGACCCTTTGCGGCAACCCCGGGGGCTCAGGTCCAAGCTCCGCCCAGCAGCCCCCTGGCCTGGCTgcccaccaatcagagacagcCTCGTCGTCCTCCCTTCACTAACGGATGGCGAGTTCCTGTTTTAGAGACAGCAGAGATGTTCAGTGTGAGGCTGCGTTCAGGTCCTGTGGGAAATCTGAGTGTTTGCTTTCTTCAAACCAACAATTGTGATTTTGACTCgccagcttcttcttctctcatttcaCCAGAACATTACAGTGACACATCGACACGAGACAAGTTGGAGTTTTTATCATGTGGTGAACAGTGTTTTAGGGTCAGCGTTTGTTTTTGTGGTCACCTGGTTTTAAAGACTTTTGTTTCGTCTTTTCAGTCGTCATCTAATCCTCAGCGGACACATGGCGTCCCACAGGGCTCCGCCCCCGGCCCCTTGTTCTCCATCAGTTTGCTTCCACACGGACAGAAAAAGATACTAAagctgcatgtttttatttttgatctTCAGCTAAGTGAATCTAAATGACCTGAAACAGTGAGActaaacattttgtttgtcGTCATTGTCTGCtgagttgtgtgtttgtcagcccTCTCATGTGACGGGTCGGTCCACCAGAACAGATTGTCTCAAACACGACGTGCTGATGTAAAGATGAATCATCAGAGCCGAAAATCCTTTAAAATCTCTCCTACAGTCGACATTAAGATCAGGACGGATTGATAATCGTCGTTTAAAGGACAAGTCTGGTTTTACTTCCAGCATGTTGGTCCGTGTCGGTACCGTCCGACCCGTCTGTGGCGCTCGGCTCCTGTTCTGACTCAGCAGATGTAGACAGTTGGTATAAAGTCTGTCGTTGGGCGCCTCTTTCTTCAGCCatctgcttgttgttgtcaaAATCCCTGTCGCtctgtgaaacaacaacaacgacctCCGAGCTAAGATGCTACATGCTACATGCTACCAAGGGCCAGTCAAACTGATGCTAACCTGGCTGCTAACAGTGTGAAGCtcaacaagctagcagctgttagcttttCTAGATCCAAGGTCTAAGATCCCCCTCGACACTGTTTTTTTCGTGAGCTTCGTTTCTGCATCCTGCGTTTAGCACCGCCCACAACGATTGTGATTGGCTGAAAAGAAGTTCAAACAACCCAGAGTTTTTTCTACCCGCCGGCAATACGAGAACGGGAGCGGCCCGACGTTTTCCTCTGTGCTGATAAAAGACGTCACATGAAAACCCGGAGAAAACCCTCCAAAGAGTCGAGCTGTTTGGGGTGTTTACTCCAGATCTCTAGACCAGATGTAACTGCTCAGTCTGGTGACTGTGGTCCTGGTGCTGACCGGCTCCGTGTAGAGACGTGAAGGTCTGGATGTGAAAGATTACTCAGCTGAAACCTCGTCGGTTCCTGCCGAAGACGTAAATCTTCAAAAACAGCTGCTCACTGTCGAGTTTATCAAACAGACATAAGGAAGACGTCcggggactattttcagtggCGTGTTGATCCACACTTGgtgctgtagtgtgtgtgtgtgtgtgtgtgtgtgtgtgtgtgtgtgtgtgtgtgtgtgtgtgtgtgtgtgtgtgagagctggaggtttgatgacatcaccagACTTCTCCTTTAATGCCGCTGTCCGTAGATATAAACGCAGTTGATCCCCAGCTGATGTTATGTCACACCCAACATGGCGGCATGTCCGTGGTGTGTCACCTGCCGTCCGTCCAATCAGCTGTCAGCAACTCCAGTTAACCAACCAGCTGCTGCACGTCTGcttccacagctgattgacaACACTAACATTTcagatgctgcatcagagccgaaGACCGATTTTTAATTAACTTGTCAgaaatcagatttaaaaaatgcttttactgaaatattacttaAACACAATATCTTTTTATACTCAGTggtgtaaaaagtacccaacaGTCAGACTtgttgttaaaatattactatATTACTAAGTGAAAGTCCCGTTTATGAACAGTACTCCAATTAAAAGTCTTACTTTAAAAgccttaaagtatctgatattaaatgtaaaaagtatTAAAGTGCTAGTAAAAGTATATTACATCTATATTTACACGTATATATAGTGTAAACTAGATAACCAGAATCAGATTTTTggtaaaatgaattaattagaaaatgttgtactttggctctgatgcaggatgtaatctgtaaagtaaatagtaactaaagttatcaaatagaaatgtagtggagtaaaaagcacaatatttgtCTCTTACATGTGTCGGTGTTATATAACGTTCAGAAGATGAACAAGTAACCTCAGAATAGAGTAAAATGAAGAggagtacttgagtaaatgtaactatgtaactaagtagatttactcaagtactcaTACAGGTTCAATCCCAGCTGCTTTTagagtatttccatttaatgcAGCTGTGTCCTTCTACTCCACTACTGCTCAGAGACAGATACTGAACATGTTTCTCCACTACATTACTCTGAcggctttagttactagttactccTCAGAGTACAGTTTGTAACgcttctctgctcctctgtgaacGAGTCATGTTGAATCTCTGTCTCCTGGTTATTTATTCCTGGTGCTGCGATGTGAAAGTGCTCTTAAGGCTTTTTGTACAAACGTGTGTGTGGCGCCATTAAATGTAACTGGAATCCTGGAGTTACTCTGTGATTTTGAGTACAAGTTGTAACATGAAGCTGCTGATGGTTCTCATTAAAACATCTTCTCCATCCGTCTGTAACGCCTGTCCTCAGAGTAACAGATTACATTCACACAGGCAGTAACTAACACATCAGAGTATCAGATTACATTACACACAGGCAGTAAGTAACACATAAGAGTATCAAATGACATATatattttgaggtacttgtgtATTTCCATTAGTCGTTATGATGCAGCATGTAACCTGTAATCAGTAACTAAGGTGAACAAATAAAAGTAGTGGAAGCAGAAAGTAACAGGAGATGGAtatacaagtacctcaaaactgagTACAAACTAAgtacagtagttgagtaaatgtacttagttacatttcatcagtGGAAACAGAAAACTCATCAACCAGCATGTAATCTGtcaagtaactagtaactaaaacgacatcagataaatgtagtggatgTATAAAGTACTCCAAAACggtagttgagtaaaagtactccgTTACATCCCCTCCCTGCAGTAACGAGAGTACTGTGGGCTgagctctgacagcagcaggttgttgttgactcacttcctgctctgacagcttcctcttcctgctgcgCGGCTCGATCGACCGCTGATAACCGATCGATCGGTCACATGGACGAGCTGTGAGGACCGACGGACTCACCGGGCTCGAGTCCTGCAGCGTCCGGGTGCAAAGAGAAAGCAGAAGCGAGCCTGTGAGCGGGAGCACGAGCTGTTTACACGGATGTCATTGtgagtgtcacacacacacacacgcacgcacgcgcatgTCCGTCATCAGCACGTGGACGGGAGtaatcagtacttttactttcagATCGATCCGCTTCTTAGTTACTCTTCTACCTGTGTAACTGAATCCCGAGGGCTTCAGTGCAGGACTTGTgcatgtaatagattacttttACTTTCGCTTCACAAGTCAGCTGGTATGTGACGTCACCAGAACCACGAGCTGTGACCGGCCGGTCCACTCAGCCGTGTGAGTGACAATGTTCAGCTCTGAGTTCTGCCTGCAGGTGTTTgtctgtgaggctgcaggtgcAACTTTCCACCAATCAGAGGGCAGAGAAGTAGCCTGTGACGTACACTGCGCGGCAGGAAGCAGGAAACGTGATCAGCAGTCAGTTAGTGGTGATCGATCAGTGTTCTTACTTCCTGTCAGCGTTGGAGAGACgtttgctgacagcagcaggatgtCTGGACTGATGTTAACAGAGTTCTTGTCCCCAGTACAGATAAAGAAGTTCTGATTAAAGTCTTAGCCAGACTCTGTCCCATCATGAAGTTCTGACCCAGTGTGTCCCCTTTATGTGCCTTGTGCAGAGAAGAGCTGGAGTCATTCTACTAACATTTGGACTCAAATGTCTCATGAGGTTCTGGTCACAACCACAGAAGCTCCGGTCTTATGTTTGAGTGTTGAATCACATAATAAGGAAATGAATGATGTGATAAagtttctgtgtctgtttggtGGATTTCATATTGTTAAAGTCAGATTTCTTTAAAGCTTTAAAGACGTCCAGCCTGTTGGAACATATTGTGGACCgcactgctgctgctattttattttatttatttatttgttttttcctttcctaTCTAGTGTTTATATAAtttgtttgtgcttttgttttttgtttatgttggttgttgttttttattgtgtccCTGTGCGTCTGTTGTTCGTTGTGTCTGTGcatattttgtctttaatgtgctaataaagtttgaataaaaaaaataaaaagttagtGGTGTGCGATACTGCAAGATTTGGTATTGATCGATACtgagtaaatacagggccagtatcgCCGATACCAATACTTTTTAATTCTTAAAGTGGATGCATCATCAAATTGCTGAATCTGAATGAATTTTCCTTTGGATTATTAATtagttaaaacattaaaaagtttataggtaaatacaaaatactttattatcataatcaaagttttttcagaaacaacagaacagtaacAAAAAATTTTTTTGTCCCCATACATTGTCACGTCTAGATCAATTTCTTAAATAGACACAAAGTGCACAGAATTAGCACTCGAGAACAAATAAAAATTAAACTTTTATCTACCAGGACATTCTCTGCCAATGACCTCTGACTCTGGGTCTGTCGGGggatttctctcctcctctctccgtttctgtagctctgtgttttctttcacatgATTGTTCATGTAGGTGAGGAGGCCTGAAGTCTTGACACTCTTCACAATCTCCCCCCGTGTCCACATCCAAAGAATGGACCAGTAGGTAAACTTGAAACGTTTACTtcaaaaaaagcaggaaaaatacaaaataaattgttACACAATTAAATACAAATTGCGTCCTATACACGTTATGATAGAACGAAATGAGAGTGAGAGCAAGAGGTCAAAAAACTATACGGCTTCACTCCCCGCTTGTTCTGACTGACCACAAATTCACGTTACCTACCAAACACTCACGAGAGAGTGAcccattaaaggtgcagtctgcACATCCGTCCACTATAAAGTGCCACAAATAAACTATAAAGGATCATTTTAGCTGTCCACAAATATTGAAATTATGGAAACATGTACTTATTGCCTCGCTATAAACAAACCATACGtataaaactgtaaataatgtaaatatttgtatcCTTATTCCTTCTGATGAACTTAAATTATTCTATAAACAAGATAACTGCATTTAGGCTCTTACAGTTCATATGCTTGTATAAATTTGTTGTATTACTACTGTATTATTCAGCCTTTCCACAAATTAAGCAGCTTgctgttgtttcatttttcgGCCTGAAAATATAACCACGCGGcgctcttcttcctctctgccattCTTCAGCTCCGTCTCTGCTTGCTTGCTTGTTTGCCGGGCGCCGCTGAGTCACGTGACGGTACAATGTCCAGTCACAAGAGGGGGGAGGAGTCACCTGACGGTATAACATCCAATCacgagaggggggaggaggagtaaagcagctgtctgAAAGCAGTGGACACAGACAGTCAGGTGGCCTCTTCAATGAAACCACCTCAGTGCATACAGGagacaaactgaaactaaagtATCGATCTCGTTACACCTGTCGAGGGTCACCTGTTGGACAGGATCACCTGTAGAGGGTCACCACACTGAACATGACTAAACATGATGACAAAGACTATTTGATCAAAACATGTTACTCTCTTATAGACACTGCACATTGTTACAGCAGAATTTAAGACGCTCTAATCGGATTTTCAGAATCacctgtttgatgtgtttagtGTGTCGTCCCGCAGGTTCATGGCAACAGCGAGCACGAAGCTGGGAGGATCGAAGGAGTCCAGTTTGCAGTCTGAGGAGTCTGTGAGGTCTGAGGAGTCCAGGATGAGGTCGACGGGCCCTGCGGGCTCCTGGGAGGCAGAACTGACCTCCATCCAGCACTCCCTGAAGTTTGTGTTGGCGCTGAAGGAGGAGTTTGTTTGTCCTGTCTGCAGAGGAGTCGTGCTCAACCCTCAGCAGAACTCCTGTGGACATATCTACTGCCTCCACTGTCTCCAAGGACTGCTGTAGGAGCCAGTCCATCTTAAAATATACTCACACTGACTCAGTCCACCTTAAAACACATTCATGTTAATACAGCCCACCTTTAAACACATCCCAACAGACACAATCCACTTTAAACCACATTCATGTTGACACAGTCCACCATAAATCACCACGACTGATTGAAGGTGGACTGAAGCACCTTACAGTCAGGTGTGTTGTACCTGGTGGGCGTGTCCTTTGCTCCTGGTCCAGTTGGTTCAGTCGGCGGtctcttctttgtgtttcagtgagCGTTCAGCACCGTCCGGTCCAGTTTGTCCCGTGGATGGAGCCGTGATCACACTAGCTGAGGTCAGAaccaaacacacagctgcacattcacagagcaacagaGTTTCCGTCCAAATGAACACAAAACTTTCAGACTTTATTTAGAAAATCGGACAGTGTTTGTTTCCATCCTCCTGTTGGCTGATGGAGGTGAGCAGGTGTGTTAGAGCGGTACCTGGAGTAGCCATGTCTGATCTACCTGTCGTTATCGCAGGTGTGTGGTCTAGTCCTCCTGACTGGATGTCAGCCGCTCAGTGAGGaaacacatcagtgtgtgtCAATGTCGAGTTTGGATTAGTTCTCAAAAGTTTTTCTAATGGACAATTTTGTCCCGCAGGTTTTCCAGGACAACTGCTGCAAACGAGAAATCTCCAATTTAGAAGTGTACTGTTCCAACTACCCAGCATGCACCTCTGTCGTCACATTACACCACCTGCAGGTACACTCAGTCAGATGGTTTAATGGATTATTATGCGTGAATGAGTGCAGTCACTCCCCACCAGGTCACACCATCGCAGCAGAGATTTGGGAGTGATGATGATACAGATGGCAGATGGCCAACCACCACTGAGTCCGGTTCTGCTCCAGGGTTCTGcctgttaaaaaacagtttcttCTGTTACCAAGTGTtcatgggggaaatgttgggtctctataaataaatgaacccaTTTAGAACTGCTCAgtttggaaagtgtcatgaggTTATTATGTTGTGAGCTGTACAAAACAAAGATCTCTGTGACGGTTCACCTCccatctcttcttcctcctctgcaggagCACCTGAGGTCGTGTCAGTACGAACAGCTGCAGTGCTGCAATCCAGGCTGCAGCGCAGCGCTACAGAGGAAACACCTGCAGGAACACCTAACCAACACCTGTCCTCACCGCATGGAGCCCTGCCCACACTGCCAGCAGCCGCAGCGACTCAGCCTCATGCAGGTAAATCAGAGTGGTAGTCCTGTTTGGGGCACACGAGTAACACGAATAAACACAAATCCACTTCGCTAAAGGTGAACGCATCATCAAACAAGTTCTTCAAGTTCAGGGTTCTTCATGTTATGTTTCATCTCGttctctgacttttttttttgacctccttcttcctctgacTGGTTCTGTAGGATCACGTGTGGAGCTCCTGTCCGGAGGTCGAGGTGGACTGTCCCAACAGCTGCTCCCAGAAGGTCCCCAGACACAAGGTGAGCTCATTCACACCATAAACCTGCAggtacagtgagcagcagactCTGGCTGAGTTTTGGCGACAAAGGACCAAATATGAGTCGGCTCTGCTCCGTGTACATCTGAGGACAGTTTGGACTTGAGGCTTTAAGCTGCTGTTGGCACCCACAATCAGACCAGTGCAGTCAGGTTGATTTTGGTAAAACTGGGCGTCCTAGTCAGACTCCTGAGTGGCAGTGTGGACACCTGTAGCATCTAAGATTTACACAAATGTTTTAGAAAGTCCAAACTGTccaatcagaatcaagtatTCCTCAAAGTCAtgcaataaataaacacatcaacaaTTGTTTGTGATGCAGCCATCTgaatctgtctgttgtcacccAGCTGTCGGAGCACGGACAGTCGTGTCCTGAGGTTTACGTCAACTGTTCTTATAAGAGGTTCGGCTGCTCCGTGCAGGTGAGTTCCTCTAAAGAGGCAGTGAAACACCTGAGCAGTGATACAAACTGAGTGACTTCATTAGCTGACAGAAGTGTCCTGCAGGGTaagagagggaaagtgaagCTGCATGAAGACGCTGCCGTCAATCACCACATGCTGCTGGTCCTGAGGAGCAACACTCACCTGGAACAACAGGTGTGTCCAATAAACTCACCTGATATTCTGATCCATctgaacacaaagacatggcAGAAGTGTTGATCTCAGACTGCTGTCTCCTCGGTCAGGTGGAGGTTCTTCAGGAGGAGGCGCTgctgaggcagcaggaggtgcAGACGGACGGTTTACTGCTCGCTGGTCTGCAGAAGGAAATAAGACCACTGCTGCAACAGAACAGCAGCCATGAACACATGGTCTCTACAGCTCAGGTTAATAAACTATCCACCAGCATTTTATCTGAAGCTCCATCGTCTTTATCAGCCATCAAACCACACCCACAAAGTCttctttaaaaatcacaacaaatCATGTTCACTTGACACTgactgactctgtctctgtgtctgcctgtctgtctgtgtggtcaGAGGACTCTCAGCAGGCAGGAGGACGTCCTGTCCACCGTCCAGCTGGAAGTCCAGCAGGTGTCTCTGGGACTGGGTCCTGgtctggaggagctggagcagctCAGGAAGTCTCTGGATGCTGTGATGCAGGAAGTGTCGGCTACCGAGGCCCTCAAAGAACACCTGGGTAAGAAAAACCTGAATATCTGCCTCCATAAACCTGCTGTGACTGAGTCAGTGTTCCTGTCTGTTCTGAAGATACCTGTGCAGGTAGTAATGTGATTGTTTCCTCTTGCAAGAAGATGCAGTTTACAGTCCTGAGTGCTTTGAGGTTTAGAGTGACACTTCAGTgaacactttgtttttcaggAACTTTGGAGGAGAGTCTGAAGCACCACTCAGGTCTCCTGGATCTCCACGCGGCTCAGCTCGGTCGGAACAAGCAGCACCTGCAGGAGCTCGAGGCCACGTCCTACGACGGCAAACTGATCTGGAAGATCGAGGACTTCAGGAACAAGAAGGAGGCCGAGGCCAGAGGTCAGCCGCCTTGCCTTAGCAGCGTGCCGTTCCACACCGGGCGCTGTGGctacaaaatggctgccaagGTCTATCTGAATGGGGACGGGGAAGGAAGAGGGACTCACCTGTCCCTTTATGTTGTCCTGATGCCAGGAGACTTTGATGCTCTGTTGTCATGGCCTTTCAAACAGaccgtctctctgtctgttctggATCAGAGCGGTGCTGGTAATCACCGAACTCTCAGCTTTAGACCCGACCCAAcatccaaaagcttccaacgaCCCGCCGCCGAGTCTGTCAGCAACGTGGCTGTTGGATTTTCATGCTTCATTCCTCTGAACAAGCTGGAAGCTCCCCAGAACGCTGCGTATGTCAACGATGACACGCTGTTTGTCAAAGTGAAAGTGGACAGAACTGGTTTAGAGCAGCTGTaagattttgtcttttaaaatatgtggattagatttttatttactttggTTTTCATTTCAGGAAGGACTCTGGTAGACAACCACACAGTCTGATAACTTCTCACTGTGACTGAATTGTTATTCTCTGAAAAGCTAAATCTACATGTTATAACTTTGAAggaataatttgacattttgtgtaaaacatttattttctttctgagAGCCAGATCTTCAGTTTGATACTTCTCATGCCGACTTcaccaaaatgttgaactttgcCTTTAAATACTAGGATCATCTCAGGGATCGATTGACGAATGTTTGACTCAGAAACTGTCTGTTGTTGCTCATAATTTTTTAATGCCCATTATCTTGGGATCATGACTTAATTATCTGTTCATCTGAGAAAAACTACTGGTGCTCAGATCAAGTAATTTAAATGCACAC from Sparus aurata chromosome 1, fSpaAur1.1, whole genome shotgun sequence encodes the following:
- the LOC115577253 gene encoding TNF receptor-associated factor 5-like; protein product: MSLFMATASTKLGGSKESSLQSEESVRSEESRMRSTGPAGSWEAELTSIQHSLKFVLALKEEFVCPVCRGVVLNPQQNSCGHIYCLHCLQGLLERSAPSGPVCPVDGAVITLAEVFQDNCCKREISNLEVYCSNYPACTSVVTLHHLQEHLRSCQYEQLQCCNPGCSAALQRKHLQEHLTNTCPHRMEPCPHCQQPQRLSLMQDHVWSSCPEVEVDCPNSCSQKVPRHKLSEHGQSCPEVYVNCSYKRFGCSVQGKRGKVKLHEDAAVNHHMLLVLRSNTHLEQQVEVLQEEALLRQQEVQTDGLLLAGLQKEIRPLLQQNSSHEHMVSTAQRTLSRQEDVLSTVQLEVQQVSLGLGPGLEELEQLRKSLDAVMQEVSATEALKEHLGTLEESLKHHSGLLDLHAAQLGRNKQHLQELEATSYDGKLIWKIEDFRNKKEAEARGQPPCLSSVPFHTGRCGYKMAAKVYLNGDGEGRGTHLSLYVVLMPGDFDALLSWPFKQTVSLSVLDQSGAGNHRTLSFRPDPTSKSFQRPAAESVSNVAVGFSCFIPLNKLEAPQNAAYVNDDTLFVKVKVDRTGLEQL